AAATATTCCTTATTCCCCGTAAAGTAATAAACGGATGTTCATATATACTCACGTCCATAAGGTTCTTCTATTTGAAACAATTTGCCTCCCCTTGAAATTAAAGCTAATACGGAAAGCTGAACAAGCCAGCACAAGAAAGAAAAACCCAACACCATAAAGAAACCCACCAACCCCCACGTACAAATAACTCACTAAGACATTCCttcaaaaacacacacacacacacactaaagAGAAACTTAGAAGCTAGTGAATTAAGTAGCTAAAAGAACATGTATAGATTCAGCAACACAGTGATAGGTTTCTTGAATCTTTTCACACTGTTAGCATCAATTCCAATCATAGGAGCTGGATTATGGATGGCAAGGAGCAGTACAACATGTGAAAAATTCCTCCAAACACCACTCTTGTTTCTAGGTTTCATAATCCTCATAGTTTCATTGGCTGGTTTCATAGGAGCTTGTTTCCATGTTGCATGGGCACTTTGGCTATATCTTTTTGTCATGTTGTTCCTCATAGGAACATTGATGGGGTTAACTGTGTTTGGTTTTGTGGTAACAAGCCAAGGTGGTGTGGTTGATGTGCCTGGGAAAGTGTACAAAGAGTATCATCTTGACAATTACTCAACATGGTTGAAGAAGAGAATTAAGGATCCTCAATATTGGATGACTATTAGGGCTTGTATTTTAGGTTCCAAGACTTGTGCTACTGTTATTACTTGGAGTCCCTATGATTATCTTACCAAAGATTTGACTCCTATCCAGGTAACTCTTTTATTACCAACAACTTGTACATGcgttttttctttattatttgacAAATTTGGTGGTCTAATTCTAATATATGGTTTATGAAAACTTAGTGGTCTAAAATTCAACATGGTTTATGAAAGTGCCCTTTTCCTTCACttcttaaaaaaagaaaaaaggaattgTACATGTAACttagaaaagaaagaggaaacaACGGTGGTTGTGTCTTCTTAACCAAATTACAACTTCGTATACTAAAATAATAGTACATCCAAGAAACAAACGAAATTATCCgttctctatttttattttattttgaattggtTGGACAAGCTCATTTAGTCATGAAGAAAAAGCTTTTACCTCTTTCTTTATTGCTACTACTATATTCATTTTGTCACTTCCCCTCTTCAGAGTGGAGGTTGGGTGGGGAGGGGAGAGGAGGATTCTTTTTCTTGGTAGGCGAATCACTGTTTGCAAATTAGAAGGAATTGTGTTGTGTATAATATTGTGGGAAACAATAATATGCCAACTCTCCAAAAAGGTACAAAAATGTGTCCAtattttacttaaaatattattaaCTATTTTGCGTCTTTAAACGCATCTCTATTTGATATACACTAATTTATCTTTTTAATGTATTTTCACAGTCAGGGTGTTGCAAGCCACCAACAGCATGCAACTATGGATTGACAACAGTGTCACAAGACccggattgttacctttggaataATGACCCGAATTTGCTGTGCTATGAATGTGACTCTTGCAAAGCTGGAGTTCTTGAAGATGTTAGAAGAGATTGGCAAAAGATATCTGTTCTTAATATTGTCATGCTCGTTTTCCTCATTGGAATTTACTCCATTGGTTGCTGTGCTTTCCAAAACACAAAGCGGGCTGTATCCGATTACCCGCATGGCGTAAACCGTATGTCTAAAGTCCGACCCAGATGGGATTTCTACTGGTACGTCACCTAATTACATCCTTTCCACCTCAAATGtacactttttttttaatttccaaacaTACAAATTtctaaaacaaataattatttcCGAATTAACAACCAAGCCCCCTTTTATTTAAGGATGTATATGTTACGATCATATCAAATCTTTAAATGTCTTTTGACTTAGCTTTATTCCTATTGCTTTTTTGGTTGATAGGTGGAGATGGTGGCACGACAGAAGACGTCAGCTTTATTAGACCAAATTTGGCAAACTCTTCGTTTGGTGCACATCGTTCTGTAAAAGTTAAAAGTCAAAAGGGATGTCACTTCTCTTTGTTTTCCCTTAAAAACTCTAACGAATATTTCAAAGGATTTTTCCACAGCTTTTCTCTGTTAATCATAGCTTGTTTTGATCGCCTTTTCTGTACAAAGAAAAAGATTTTACTACTCTACTTTGTTTCACATTCTACGCTTTTCCTTTTCCACTTTTTATCTttagtcttttttcttttttttcaaataaagaatACGTATACTACTTTCGGAAAATATGTTTCGGCTAGATCCAGAGGTGTAGCTAAGTTGAAGAAAGGGGTTGGACTGAATcctttttgttgaaaaattataatGTGCAAGTAGagcataaataattatttttttgataaatttACACTGTTGAATCCCGGAAGGCAAATTTCTACTAAATAAAGtggcaaagaaagttcaaaatagTTTTAGGACATAAGTTCAAATCCCGGGTGTGATTTTGTATTATTTTGGATCCTCTTGTATAACTTCCTCTACTGGCTACCCTAGTAGACGTACGGCGAGTTTAGCAACAGTTTAATTTGAACTTACAGGTCAATCTTTAATTTAATCTCTGTGAACACAAGATTGGAATTATAGAAGAGTTGCAAATAATTACAACTTCATCCTATACCACACAATTGAAGGATTAAATTTTATCAAAGATTTTTCTCCAAAAACCTAAAACCATGGCACGCATGATTCTCTCCTTTCTGTTCGATTGCAAGCCAATCAATTTTTAAATTCCTTTTGGTCAGAAGAAGTTCTCAAATACATTGAGAATCATATCACGGTGACATGACGGAAATAGAAAAGTTCTAGAATAGACAATTTGCTGCAAAGAGAgatggaaaaaaagaaaattgcTTTTTTGTTTCCTTTGTTTTTTCTTGTCTAGAAGTTGTTAATTGAAGCGCTTAAGATTGAGACAAACACGATCTTCTTGTGTTCTTATTTTTTGTGAGAACTTTGATATAGGCAAATCACTTTTCATTTTGAGCAAAGGTGTTTATCGGACTGGCCGGACCGGACTGGGTGGGAATTCCGAGCTGGTAGTGGGCTAGAAAATTCCAGGTTTAGGTCGGCCTGTCTGGCTTTGGGCCTATCCGGTTCGAACCGGGCCGGATTTTTAAAGTGTATTATAATTTCTTGATAAATGtaattgatacttaagtgtttacaaACTTCTAAATTATAAAATAAGTTTTTAAGACATAAAATTACACTTTTAAACTTTAAAGTcttaaatttgaaaattaaaattgaGTGGTAatatttaattactttataagACCAATACGTAAGGATAAAACTTCTAAGGCTTTTCATTCATTGCATAATAATACATCAAATTAACTTGcaagtttaattttgaaattttttaatttttgaacttgcaaattaaaagtttaaaacaattataaaaaataagaaagagtacATCacttgctttgcatcatttttgtaagttcttccatgtcaacatgaggttcttgatTTCCGACATTGCTTGAATCGGAACCATAAActattatatctccaatttcttgatCCTCCGGTTCATCTACCTCTTCACGTCCTTGATTTCgccgttctgatcttatccaatctaTGAAGCACACTAGAATGTAGCGAcacaaccagtcgttttgagcatttgcattcggTTTTGTATTTTGAGGTAGTGAGTAGATTCGTATggtgtattataacttgtgtgtatCGTCGATTTTGATTTTCAACTGGTCTTGGATTGACTTGGAAGAAtcattctcaactaggaagctttaagttggaagagttgaccaagtttgacttttgtgtatttgaccttggattagagttttgatggctcctttaggtccggatggtgattttgatcTTGGGCATTTGCTCGAATTTGTATTCGGATGGTTCTATaaggttttggctctaattggtgaaagttggcaactcgaaggtttggaaagttcataggtttgatcaggagttgacttcgatgttatcgggTTCAGATTATTATTCCAGGATTTGAAATAGgttcgtcatgctatttggaacttgtgtgcaaaatttaaggtgatTCTGAGTTGTTTAGATATGTTTGAGGTAAggttagaaatttggaaatttgaaagagtttatta
The sequence above is drawn from the Nicotiana tabacum cultivar K326 chromosome 13, ASM71507v2, whole genome shotgun sequence genome and encodes:
- the LOC107814665 gene encoding tetraspanin-6 yields the protein MYRFSNTVIGFLNLFTLLASIPIIGAGLWMARSSTTCEKFLQTPLLFLGFIILIVSLAGFIGACFHVAWALWLYLFVMLFLIGTLMGLTVFGFVVTSQGGVVDVPGKVYKEYHLDNYSTWLKKRIKDPQYWMTIRACILGSKTCATVITWSPYDYLTKDLTPIQSGCCKPPTACNYGLTTVSQDPDCYLWNNDPNLLCYECDSCKAGVLEDVRRDWQKISVLNIVMLVFLIGIYSIGCCAFQNTKRAVSDYPHGVNRMSKVRPRWDFYWWRWWHDRRRQLY